One Glutamicibacter mishrai genomic window carries:
- a CDS encoding sensor histidine kinase, with protein MSERLKDTLTKHLAGRGVIVWVGIAVLMLLSGSEFLTLFRDGFSRASQVTILGALVGPVLCIVLAVGLRWVAVSLGLFVAVAFFFLNDGFMFFLTITAFMIFGSLAGTASARSVRALFLTLSTAWMVQFGIQAQGDAVLLVALAPLSALSYLVTRSIYSLREKNANAVEQMQRAQEQTRTAIDKERKNIARDLHDIVAHDITIVAMQSKAAKFANDGQMALEALDVISKLSSETLHDLRLMLNVLRADGTMSDEAAPGIDAPAATTVYALQGAELFAQRLKDANFQVTSTMDARISDLPRSAQTAIYRVMQEGTTNVIKHGAPGSSCTLELLSNGTEAVLEITNQIDVSEKKMKGLPEGGSGLIGMSDRMRTFGGKFSTSSKNGFWTLRASIPF; from the coding sequence ATGAGTGAACGACTAAAAGACACCCTGACCAAGCATCTTGCTGGTCGGGGTGTCATTGTTTGGGTTGGGATCGCAGTACTCATGCTGCTCTCGGGCAGCGAGTTCCTCACCCTGTTCAGGGACGGTTTCAGCCGAGCATCGCAAGTAACAATCCTCGGTGCTCTCGTGGGGCCCGTGCTTTGCATAGTTCTGGCTGTTGGGCTGCGATGGGTTGCGGTCTCCCTCGGACTATTCGTGGCCGTCGCGTTCTTTTTCCTCAACGATGGCTTCATGTTCTTCTTGACGATCACTGCATTCATGATCTTCGGATCGCTTGCGGGCACGGCAAGTGCACGAAGTGTTCGGGCGCTATTCCTCACGCTTTCAACGGCTTGGATGGTGCAATTCGGAATCCAAGCCCAGGGAGACGCAGTCTTGCTTGTCGCCTTGGCCCCATTGAGCGCGTTGTCATACTTGGTGACCCGCAGCATCTATTCACTGCGTGAGAAAAACGCCAACGCGGTCGAGCAGATGCAGCGCGCGCAGGAGCAGACCAGGACTGCCATCGATAAAGAGCGCAAGAATATCGCCCGAGATCTCCATGACATTGTTGCCCATGACATCACGATCGTCGCTATGCAATCGAAGGCAGCGAAATTCGCCAACGATGGACAGATGGCCTTGGAAGCCTTGGATGTCATTTCCAAGTTGAGTTCTGAAACTTTGCATGACTTGCGCCTGATGCTCAACGTACTGCGGGCCGACGGGACGATGTCGGATGAAGCCGCGCCCGGCATCGACGCGCCGGCGGCTACGACCGTTTATGCGCTCCAAGGCGCGGAGCTATTTGCCCAGCGTCTTAAAGATGCAAATTTTCAAGTGACTTCGACCATGGATGCAAGAATTTCGGATTTGCCTCGTTCGGCGCAGACCGCGATCTATCGCGTGATGCAAGAAGGTACAACGAATGTCATAAAGCACGGTGCCCCGGGAAGTTCCTGCACTCTGGAGTTGCTGTCGAACGGCACTGAAGCGGTACTAGAAATCACTAATCAGATAGATGTTTCAGAGAAAAAGATGAAGGGTCTTCCGGAAGGAGGAAGCGGACTGATTGGAATGTCCGACCGCATGCGTACTTTTGGAGGAAAATTCTCGACGAGCTCCAAAAACGGGTTCTGGACCCTGCGCGCAAGCATCCCGTTCTAG
- a CDS encoding response regulator, with product MEQIKVLIVDDEPLIRHALGTILATDQGIVTVFSAENGKQAVDYCSENEIDVVLMDLQMPIMDGVSATRAIKSRKDSPAVLAITAFSSDEYLVPVLTAGASGYLVKDSEPGEIINAVHAVHQGTAAISPSVSSDLISAVREAYTDNTQAVEDLIYDLGITNREIQILKLLAQGLNNTEISKTLGITETTVKTHMAKIFVKLDVRDRVQALVAAARMGIVEIPKD from the coding sequence ATGGAACAGATCAAAGTCCTAATCGTCGATGATGAACCCCTGATTCGGCATGCGTTGGGCACAATCCTAGCAACGGATCAAGGAATTGTAACCGTATTTTCTGCAGAAAATGGCAAGCAGGCAGTCGACTATTGTTCCGAGAATGAGATCGACGTTGTTCTGATGGATTTGCAGATGCCAATCATGGATGGAGTTAGCGCTACTCGCGCCATTAAATCCCGCAAAGACAGCCCCGCAGTCCTTGCAATTACGGCATTTTCCTCGGATGAGTATTTAGTTCCGGTCCTCACCGCCGGCGCCAGCGGATACCTTGTTAAGGATTCTGAACCAGGCGAAATCATTAATGCTGTGCACGCAGTTCATCAGGGCACCGCTGCCATTTCCCCATCGGTTTCTTCGGACCTAATTTCGGCAGTACGCGAAGCCTATACCGATAATACTCAAGCTGTTGAAGATCTTATTTATGACCTTGGCATTACCAATAGAGAAATCCAGATTCTAAAACTCCTTGCTCAGGGATTAAATAACACTGAAATCTCTAAAACCCTAGGAATCACCGAAACCACGGTGAAGACACACATGGCCAAGATTTTCGTCAAGCTGGATGTCCGCGACCGCGTACAGGCACTTGTGGCGGCCGCGCGCATGGGAATCGTTGAAATCCCCAAGGACTAA
- a CDS encoding ATP-dependent Clp protease ATP-binding subunit, with translation MPAFFGAPSDGSFEEFLSRFLSSRAQAARPIDITRLLSTRTHEAVATAAAISHEHGHDEIDSLHLLAALIRTEPIGEHLTAMGIDIEALSKDAIAHMPKSQDNGEKPTRLSSAAQRSLFDAYQVARNYGSTYIDPDHLFLAFVFNPESPVSHLLAQHGITGQSLQQAAMEQAQRAQNGGQDQGQDESDASMLERYGTDLTALAADGQIDPVIGRDDELDQVVEILARRTKNNPVLIGEAGVGKTAIAEGLARAIVDDQVPEQIRGSRLISIDLPGMLAGTRYRGDFEQRLTGLLEEIADSEGQVLVFIDEMHLLVGAGSGESGNMDAANILKPRLARGELHLIGATTLDEFRKVEKDSALARRFGKVMVDEPSQEVSLAILEGLRESYEDHHQVQYTPAALKAAVALSARYLTDRQLPDKAIDLIDIAGARRSIAAGDTEDVQSLRADLVEAEREKSRAIGEERFEDASAWRDHIAELTSRINAAEEAGDAGITRVVDEAQISEVISRSTGIPTSRITGDDKSRLATLEESLHASVIGQKDAVSAVARAVRRNRTGLSPAGRPIGSFLFLGPTGVGKTELAKALATNLFGSADSLVRVDMSEYGEKHTVARLIGAPPGYVGHDEPGQLTEKVRRNPYSVILLDEIEKAHPDVFNVLLQVLDDGRLTDSAGRTVDFSNTLILMTSNLGGEYLANKAGNFGFTSAKATSEAGEIRAKVMSKVREFMRPEFLNRLDEVLLFSKLSQSEIGQIVKLVIADTQKHLADQELDLEVSEAAVDWLASEGYDPEFGARPLRRLVQRKVQDAIADLLIDDSLTAGDTVLVDYAQDKLVVRKKVDVPTPPAQSEHVPSYFDN, from the coding sequence TTGCCAGCATTTTTTGGTGCACCATCAGACGGCTCGTTTGAGGAATTCCTCTCTCGTTTCCTCTCTTCGCGAGCCCAGGCAGCACGTCCAATCGACATCACCCGCCTGCTTTCCACGCGTACCCACGAGGCAGTAGCTACCGCAGCAGCGATCTCGCACGAGCACGGTCACGACGAAATCGACTCACTGCACCTGCTTGCCGCGCTGATCCGCACAGAACCCATCGGCGAGCACCTCACCGCCATGGGCATCGACATCGAGGCGCTCAGCAAAGACGCCATCGCTCATATGCCAAAGAGCCAGGACAACGGAGAAAAGCCAACTCGGCTATCCTCCGCTGCCCAGCGCAGCCTCTTTGACGCCTACCAGGTGGCGCGCAACTACGGTTCGACCTACATCGACCCGGACCACCTGTTCCTGGCCTTCGTCTTCAATCCGGAATCCCCCGTCAGCCACCTGCTGGCACAGCACGGAATCACCGGCCAGTCCCTGCAGCAGGCCGCAATGGAACAGGCCCAGCGCGCCCAGAATGGCGGACAGGACCAGGGGCAGGACGAATCCGATGCCTCCATGCTCGAACGCTACGGAACCGACCTGACCGCGCTGGCAGCTGACGGACAGATCGATCCGGTGATCGGCCGCGACGACGAACTGGATCAGGTAGTTGAGATCCTGGCTCGTCGCACCAAGAACAACCCGGTGCTAATCGGCGAGGCCGGCGTGGGCAAGACCGCGATCGCCGAAGGACTGGCACGGGCAATCGTCGATGACCAGGTCCCGGAACAGATCCGCGGTTCCCGGTTGATCTCCATCGACCTGCCCGGCATGCTGGCCGGCACCCGCTACCGCGGCGATTTCGAACAACGCCTGACCGGCCTGCTCGAAGAGATTGCCGACTCCGAGGGCCAGGTTCTGGTGTTCATCGACGAGATGCACCTGTTGGTTGGCGCCGGTTCCGGCGAGTCCGGGAATATGGATGCCGCCAACATCCTCAAGCCCCGCTTGGCTCGCGGCGAGCTGCATCTGATCGGTGCCACCACGCTGGACGAGTTCCGCAAGGTGGAGAAGGACAGCGCCCTGGCCCGCCGCTTCGGCAAAGTCATGGTGGACGAGCCTTCCCAGGAAGTCAGCTTGGCCATCTTGGAGGGCCTGCGCGAATCCTACGAGGACCACCACCAGGTGCAGTACACCCCGGCAGCCCTCAAGGCCGCGGTGGCACTCTCGGCACGGTACCTCACCGACCGCCAGCTGCCTGACAAGGCTATCGACCTGATCGACATCGCTGGTGCCCGGCGCTCCATCGCCGCCGGCGATACCGAGGACGTGCAGTCACTGCGCGCCGATCTGGTGGAGGCCGAACGCGAGAAGTCCCGCGCCATCGGCGAGGAACGCTTCGAGGATGCCAGCGCCTGGCGCGACCACATCGCCGAGCTGACCTCACGGATCAATGCTGCAGAGGAAGCCGGTGACGCAGGAATCACCCGTGTGGTGGATGAAGCCCAGATCTCTGAGGTCATCTCCCGCTCCACCGGTATCCCAACTTCCCGGATCACGGGCGATGACAAGTCACGTCTGGCGACCCTCGAAGAGTCCTTGCACGCTTCGGTGATCGGCCAGAAGGATGCCGTCTCCGCAGTGGCTCGCGCCGTGCGACGCAACCGCACCGGCCTGTCCCCTGCAGGTCGTCCGATCGGTTCGTTCCTCTTCCTGGGCCCAACCGGCGTCGGCAAGACCGAGCTGGCCAAGGCCCTGGCTACCAACCTGTTCGGTTCGGCCGACTCGCTGGTGCGAGTCGATATGAGCGAATACGGCGAGAAGCACACCGTTGCCCGTCTGATCGGTGCCCCTCCGGGATACGTCGGCCACGACGAGCCGGGCCAGCTGACCGAGAAGGTCCGCCGCAACCCGTACTCGGTGATCCTGCTTGATGAGATCGAAAAGGCCCACCCGGATGTATTCAACGTGCTGTTGCAGGTGCTGGATGACGGACGCTTGACCGACTCGGCCGGGCGCACCGTGGACTTCTCGAACACGCTGATCCTGATGACCAGCAACCTCGGTGGCGAGTACCTGGCCAACAAGGCCGGAAACTTCGGTTTCACCTCGGCCAAGGCCACCAGCGAGGCCGGAGAGATCCGCGCCAAGGTGATGAGCAAGGTGCGCGAGTTCATGCGTCCCGAGTTCCTGAACCGTCTGGATGAGGTTCTGCTCTTCTCCAAGCTTTCGCAGTCGGAGATCGGCCAGATCGTCAAGCTGGTCATCGCCGATACGCAGAAGCACTTGGCAGATCAGGAACTGGATCTGGAAGTCAGCGAAGCTGCCGTAGATTGGCTGGCTTCCGAGGGCTACGATCCAGAGTTCGGCGCCCGTCCGTTGCGCCGGTTGGTGCAGCGCAAGGTGCAGGATGCCATTGCCGATCTGCTGATCGACGATTCGCTGACTGCCGGTGACACCGTCTTGGTGGACTACGCACAGGACAAGCTGGTAGTGCGCAAGAAGGTTGATGTGCCTACCCCGCCAGCGCAGAGTGAGCACGTGCCTAGCTACTTCGATAACTAA